A portion of the Hoplias malabaricus isolate fHopMal1 chromosome 1, fHopMal1.hap1, whole genome shotgun sequence genome contains these proteins:
- the slc6a4a gene encoding solute carrier family 6 member 4a, producing MEMNQLVTMNREDRDSKNKAEESQENGRLVAEKNQKVMPGTGQVSNGYPSTSPQSPREGTGAGGDRPSAPQGFRTLVVQQTSLDPPRETWSKKMDFLLSVIGYAVDLGNVWRFPYICYQNGGGAFLLPYLLMAVFGGVPLFYMELALGQFHRSGCISIWKHICPIFKGIGFAICIIALYIAFYYNTIMAWALYYFLSSFRTTLPWTTCTNAWNTANCTHYLSTDRNVSWTNTSISPAEEFYTRQVLQVHLSPGLHQLGAVSWQLALCLLFIFTIVYFSIWKGVKTSGKVVWVTATFPYLVLLILLVRGATLPGAWRGVVFYLQPDWEKLLSTTVWIDAAAQIFFSLGPGFGVLLAFASYNPFHNNCYKDALVTSSVNCLTSFVSGFVIFTVLGYMAEMRQQGVETVAKDAGPSLLFIIYAEAIANMPAATFFAIIFFLMIIMLGLDSTFAGLEGVITAMLDEFPHLLARKREWFVLGLVCVCYLGALSTLTYGGAFVVKLFEEYATGPAVITVVFLEVIAVSWFYGTTRFCNDVQLMLGFSPGLFWRVCWVAICPCFLLFIIGSFLAFPPEVRLFDYVYPFWTTVLGYCIGVSSFICVPSYMVYHLLTTKGTFKQRLLKSITPEPAGSGGPHRDIIITNAV from the exons ATGGAGATGAACCAGCTGGTAACCATGAACCGGGAGGACCGGGATAGCAAAAACAAAGCTGAGGAGTCACAGGAGAACGGTCGGCTGGTTGCTGAGAAGAACCAGAAAGTAATGCCAGGGACGGGACAGGTCTCTAATGGTTACCCCAGCACGTCCCCTCAGAGTCCCAGAGAGGGCACTGGGGCCGGGGGAGACAGGCCCAGTGCCCCACAGGGCTTCCGAACACTGGTAGTCCAGCAGACCAGCCTGGACCCACCTCGCGAGACCTGGAGCAAAAAAATGGACTTCCTTCTGTCGGTCATTGGTTACGCAGTGGACCTGGGAAACGTGTGGCGTTTTCCATACATATGCTACCAGAATGGAGGAG GGGCCTTTCTGCTGCCCTACCTGTTGATGGCTGTGTTTGGGGGTGTGCCCCTCTTCTACATGGAGCTGGCGCTGGGCCAGTTCCATCGCAGCGGCTGCATCTCCATCTGGAAGCACATCTGCCCCATCTTCAAGG GCATAGGGTTTGCCATCTGCATTATTGCTCTGTATATCGCCTTCTACTACAACACCATAATGGCCTGGGCGCTCTACTACTTCCTTTCCTCCTTCCGCACAACTCTGCCCTGGACCACGTGCACCAATGCCTGGAACACAGCAAACTGCACCCACTATCTGTCCACTGACCGCAACGTCTCCTGGACCAACACCTCCATCTCACCTGCCGAGGAGTTCTATAC ACGGCAAGTGTTGCAGGTTCACCTGTCCCCAGGTCTTCACCAGTTGGGAGCTGTGAGCTGGCAGCTGGCCCTCTGTCTGCTCTTTATCTTCACCATTGTCTACTTCAGCATCTGGAAAGGGGTGAAGACCTCTGGCAAG GTAGTATGGGTGACAGCAACGTTCCCATATCTAGTACTGTTGATCCTGCTAGTGCGAGGGGCCACCCTTCCTGGAGCATGGAGAGGGGTGGTCTTCTATCTTCAACCTGACTGGGAGAAGCTCCTCAGCACTACG gtttGGATTGATGCAGCTGCCCAGATCTTCTTCTCTTTAGGCCCAGGCTTTGGCGTGCTCCTGGCCTTTGCCAGCTACAATCCCTTTCACAACAACTGCTATAA AGATGCCTTGGTGACGAGCTCAGTGAACTGTCTGACCAGTTTTGTCTCAGGCTTTGTGATCTTCACTGTGCTAGGCTACATGGCTGAGATGCGGCAACAGGGAGTGGAGACGGTAGCTAAGGATGCGG GCCCCAGTCTACTTTTCATCATCTATGCTGAAGCCATCGCTAACATGCCTGCTGCAACCTTCTTCGCCATCATCTTTTTCCTCATGATCATCATGCTGGGATTGGACAGCACA TTTGCAGGGCTGGAAGGAGTGATCACTGCCATGTTGGACGAGTTCCCTCACCTGCTGGCCCGAAAGAGGGAGTGGTTTGTGCTCGGtctggtgtgtgtctgttacCTGGGAGCTCTGTCCACACTCACCTAC GGAGGGGCATTTGTGGTGAAGCTGTTTGAAGAGTATGCAACAGGCCCTGCTGTCATCACTGTGGTCTTCCTGGAGGTCATTGCTGTCTCCTGGTTTTATG GGACCACACGTTTCTGTAATGATGTGCAGTTGATGCTGGGGTTCTCCCCTGGCCTGTTCTGGAGGGTCTGCTGGGTGGCCATTTGCCCCTGCTTCCTACTG TTCATTATTGGCAGCTTCCTGGCCTTCCCTCCCGAAGTGAGACTGTTTGACTATGTGTACCCATTCTGGACCACTGTCCTGGGCTATTGCATTGGGGTCTCCTCTTTCATCTGTGTGCCTTCCTACATGGTCTACCACCTGCTCACCACCAAAGGGACCTTCAAACAG CGTCTCCTGAAGAGCATCACTCCTGAGCCGGCAGGCAGTGGAGGTCCACACAGGGACATCATCATCACCAACGCCGTGTGA